The genomic window GTGGGATGGTTGGCAGGCTGCAGTTCGGGCAGCAGGGTATGAACCGGTTGGTCGTCCTTCTGGTCCAGACAATTACAAATGGAAAGATCAATCAGCGCACGAATGGTGTGGATACGGAGATAACTGGAAGGAGCAACGATTGAAGGCTCTCAAACGCGACAATTTCACCTGTCAAACACCCGGTTGCGAGAGGACCCAAAGAGCACATCGTGAAGAATTTTCGGTAGGACTCAACGTTCATCATATTCGGCCCCTCAGTGCGTTTGGCGAAGCCGAAAGCGAAGTCAACTTTGAGCGAGCAAATCAACTAGAAAACCTTGTGACAGTCTGCGTCGAACACCACTACCTCTGGGAGAGGGTTTCACCGCTGCGGCTGGACACGCGGTGAGCAAACTACTGGTCTAACAGAAAGGGGTGTGGTCGGGGATCATATCAACAGCTTACTACTCGTCAGCGATCTCAAACCCGGCCTGTTCGAACGCTTCGACTAACCGATCGTCCCGAGCTGCAGTCTCGAGCCATATCTCGTCTCCCGTGTCTTGCCAGCGACGTACACCGAGGTCAGAGAGGGTGACCGGGTCCGGTTCAGGGCCGCGGCGAAGAACTGGTACAACGGTCGGTGTTCGATCGCGCTCACCCGGTGGTCGGAAGTCCAGTTCCCAGAGCGCGACCGGTGGTGGGAGTAGCCGGTCGTCGTCCCCTTTTTTTGATTGGAGCCGGACCTACCCAACCCCCGCCGCCCCTGCCCTCCGCTCCGTGCTCGCTCCCTACGGTCGCTGCGCGCGCAGCAACGACCTCATCCAAGCTAGATTTGAGTAACTAGTAGATCACTTGTTAGCTGCTATGTGAACACAGACGGTTTTTCTATCGTTTATTAGATCTATATCAATAGGTGTTAAGATAGAATAATGAGTTTCTTAGCTCTGCATTGCGGACTAAGAGTGAAAGATGAATATGAACACGGATTTCTGGAGTTCGTATGCATATCGTAGAGAGTAGTATTCAGAGAGTGTATGCCCAGGGATGCGGGGATGAAAAGCTTAGTAAAACCCGTTTCAGACGAACACTTGTCGGGTTAATGCCTTTGGGTGCCGAACACCCTGAAAAATCTCTACGGATTCAAGTACAAAGATGCGGCCAACTCCGGCGGTGTCATCCGGCGATCGTCAAGATGATCAAGCCGATCCCGCGCTCGCCTGTGTTTATCCGCTGGCCGCTACCCGCTTCGTCAAGTACGACGTTGAGCCGCGCAAAATGCAGGGAGTAGTTCCTGATCAGCGGGCGTCTGGATTTTCAACGCGCAGATCGGGATCTTCACCCGTATCGAGATCGACATAGTCGCCAAGCCCGACCGTCCGGGCCTTCTCGCAGTCGTCTTTACAGCGGGTACGCCGGTTGCCGTCCGTCGTCAGCCACTTCATCTCGCCCGTACTCGGTCGGTAGATCTGACGCCCCGCAAACGTCGACGTTGATGTCCCGACGATGAGCGCATGGAATCGCTCCATCATCAGCGACGCCACCATGCCGTTCGTCGTCACAACGCTCGGGTCACGCAGCTCGTCGCTGCCGTCGTCGGCCTCGCCGGGCTCCCGCTGCACGTAGAGTCCACCGTTGTCAGCCCTGTCTCGCGGCGGCTGGCGATCCCGGACGACGCCGGAACTCCGGTCGCCCTGCTTCCACGCCTCAAGGCAGTGGAGACACGCTAGGCCCGGGCCTGCGGTCTCGACTGTGGACCGCGCGCCCGATGCGAGTTCGTCCGTCTCCTCGTTGACGCGGAGGTGCGTCCCGCCTGAGATAACGGGAATGAGGTGGGCGTACGCCAGGCGGTCGATGACTTTCTGGACCCAGTGGGGGTCTGCAGCGTTCAGAATCACGTCGCAGTCTAGGAGCGCGCCGAGCGCGCTGTAGTCGTCGTTCCCGCGCTCGACGACGCTCCCGTGAACCGCTCGCGCCTGAAAGCCAGGCGCGGTCGCGGCCTTCTCCGCGATGTCACGGGCGAGCTCGGCCTTCCGGACGTTCGACCGGGCGTCCTCGGGAGACGCACCGTAGGCGCGGTTCAGGTTTGCCTCCTTGAGGTGGTCGAAGTCGACGAACACGGCGCCGCCGACGCCGAGCCGTGCGACCTGCTCG from Halopiger xanaduensis SH-6 includes these protein-coding regions:
- a CDS encoding ThiF family adenylyltransferase, with amino-acid sequence MSGRDDALPESYPIREAEEFHVAITQDVKQTLYGHLRPEYADREPEGSEYQPDRYEQGVIATLTRSTGDSRVTYIVEDVIPPETDDDVHIRDGSLKLSPAYRARAKDTIEHDPRKGIAYFHSHPGWSAYPSKPDLEADPMRLESDAEFLGADRPFGAGIIASRPRRETVEPEWSFRAYDFTAGTPPQRTEATAIRVLGASPIERVRDGPYLEKLSTAFSAQGPAGPGLGTGTVAHDSTLELWGERGQARLSGIRVAVVGCGGVGSLLAEQVARLGVGGAVFVDFDHLKEANLNRAYGASPEDARSNVRKAELARDIAEKAATAPGFQARAVHGSVVERGNDDYSALGALLDCDVILNAADPHWVQKVIDRLAYAHLIPVISGGTHLRVNEETDELASGARSTVETAGPGLACLHCLEAWKQGDRSSGVVRDRQPPRDRADNGGLYVQREPGEADDGSDELRDPSVVTTNGMVASLMMERFHALIVGTSTSTFAGRQIYRPSTGEMKWLTTDGNRRTRCKDDCEKARTVGLGDYVDLDTGEDPDLRVENPDAR